ATGACCTTTCACCTTGACCGATGGGGATACAGGTCGTCGATCGCTTCTGACAAACCATCATTGCTTGTGCTGCTGGAACAGGAAAAGCCAGACCTGGTCCTGATGGATGTTCGGTTCGGCGAATATGATGGTCTGGAACTGCTCGGGTGGCTCCGGTCGCATCGTCCAGAGTTGGGCGTGGTGATGCTGACCGCATTTGGTTCGATCGACAGCGCTGTCTCGTCGATCCAGAATGGGGCAATCGATTACATCACGAAACCGATCGATCTGAACCGGCTTAGGCTGACGATCAGCCATGCGTTGGATGCCTCGGCTCAACGTCCTCAGGACCAGATCAGGGCCTTCGTGCAAACACCATCGACGGAGCGACCACTCAGCCGACCGATTGTGGGAGAAAGCCGGGCCATGGTCGAACTCCGGAGCCTGATTGATCGCGTCGCCCCGACCGATGCGACCATTCTAATCCAGGCCGAGAGTGGTACTGGAAAGGAGCTTGTAGCCAGAGCTTTGCATGAACGCAGCCAACGGGACAAAGGACCATTTGTACCTCTAAATGTGGCGTCGCTTCCGCGAGATCTGGCCGAGAGTGCCTTGTTCGGTCACGAGAAAGGCGCCTTTACCGGAGCCGATCGCGTGCAACGCGGATGCTGCGAGGTGGCCAATCGAGGAACGCTCTTTCTCGACGAAATCGGTGAGATGGACCCTGCGATTCAGGCCAAGCTCTTACGTTTTCTTCAGGAACGAACCGTTCAGCGAATTGGCCAGAGCGATCCGATCAGTGTTGATGTGCGGGTGGTGGCTGCCACTCACCGAGACCTCCGAGCGATGGTGGCTACAGGACAATTCCGCGAAGATTTATACTACCGGCTCAATGTCGTTCCGGTGGCGATTCCCCCGCTTCGAGATCGTCCAGAAGATATCGAACTCCTGGCGAACTCGTTTCTCAAAAGTGCAGCCAGTCGCTATGGCCGAACGCTCGACGGATTCAGTCGGGAAGCGATCGAGGCAATGCGCTGTTTTCCCTGGCCGGGAAATGTGCGGCAACTCGAAAACCTGATTGAGCGGGTCGCCATCCTTTGTGTAGGTCCCCTGGTTGA
This genomic interval from Tautonia rosea contains the following:
- a CDS encoding sigma-54-dependent transcriptional regulator — encoded protein: MSSSRHLVVADDDTDFLRLMTFHLDRWGYRSSIASDKPSLLVLLEQEKPDLVLMDVRFGEYDGLELLGWLRSHRPELGVVMLTAFGSIDSAVSSIQNGAIDYITKPIDLNRLRLTISHALDASAQRPQDQIRAFVQTPSTERPLSRPIVGESRAMVELRSLIDRVAPTDATILIQAESGTGKELVARALHERSQRDKGPFVPLNVASLPRDLAESALFGHEKGAFTGADRVQRGCCEVANRGTLFLDEIGEMDPAIQAKLLRFLQERTVQRIGQSDPISVDVRVVAATHRDLRAMVATGQFREDLYYRLNVVPVAIPPLRDRPEDIELLANSFLKSAASRYGRTLDGFSREAIEAMRCFPWPGNVRQLENLIERVAILCVGPLVELSDLVPEIQGASTQSTINSKVSDEFGFSESPELRPIDRMERDAIEQALRSSNGKVSEAARSLGLSQATIYRKIKKFSIHG